A part of Micromonospora chersina genomic DNA contains:
- a CDS encoding carboxymuconolactone decarboxylase family protein yields MSLDARIPNPAALLPDAVKAVNLLYKSAYSAGVPGTTLELVHLRASQINGCSACVDSGARGARKNGETEERLFAVAAWRETPYFTDAERAALDLAEHATRLADRSDAVPDAVWDEAAKHFGEKELAALVLWIATTNFFNRINATTRQPAPQNWG; encoded by the coding sequence ATGTCTCTCGACGCTCGCATCCCGAACCCGGCAGCCCTCCTCCCGGACGCCGTGAAGGCGGTCAACCTGCTCTACAAGTCCGCGTACTCGGCCGGCGTGCCGGGCACCACCCTGGAACTGGTCCACCTGCGGGCCAGCCAGATCAACGGGTGCAGCGCCTGCGTCGACTCCGGCGCGCGGGGCGCCCGGAAGAACGGCGAGACCGAGGAGCGGCTCTTCGCGGTGGCCGCCTGGCGCGAGACGCCGTACTTCACCGACGCGGAGCGGGCCGCCCTCGACCTGGCCGAGCACGCCACGCGGCTCGCCGACCGGAGCGACGCCGTGCCGGACGCGGTGTGGGACGAGGCGGCGAAGCACTTCGGGGAGAAGGAACTCGCGGCGCTGGTGCTCTGGATCGCCACCACGAACTTCTTCAACCGGATCAACGCCACCACCCGGCAGCCGGCCCCGCAGAACTGGGGCTAA
- a CDS encoding HAD family hydrolase, whose product MLRVVVFDADETLLDLRPAVTGGLVAVLAEMRRLAPAAAALSLADLEADWHTVFGERSAAPVQEIRRAALARSLARAALDDHLDALAGLFFARRFALTRPFADALPALAVLRGRYLLGYATNGNSRAERCGLAGEFAFERYAHDGGLPKKPAPEFYAAVVEAAGVPAEQIAYVGDSLDHDVAGPQRAGLRGIWLNRQGVPCPPGVRPDAEVATLADLPEALAALDGVAPIASP is encoded by the coding sequence GTGCTGCGCGTGGTGGTGTTCGACGCCGACGAGACCCTGCTCGACCTGCGCCCGGCGGTGACCGGCGGGCTGGTCGCCGTACTCGCTGAGATGCGGCGGCTGGCGCCGGCGGCGGCCGCGCTGTCCCTCGCGGACCTCGAGGCCGACTGGCACACGGTCTTCGGCGAGCGGAGCGCGGCGCCGGTGCAGGAGATCCGGCGCGCGGCGCTGGCCCGGTCGCTCGCCCGGGCCGCGCTCGACGACCACCTGGACGCGCTGGCGGGGCTCTTCTTCGCCCGCCGGTTCGCGCTCACCCGACCGTTCGCCGACGCGCTGCCCGCCCTCGCCGTGCTCCGTGGGCGCTACCTCCTGGGCTACGCCACCAACGGCAACAGCCGCGCGGAACGCTGCGGGCTCGCGGGTGAGTTCGCCTTCGAGCGGTACGCGCACGACGGCGGCCTGCCCAAGAAGCCCGCCCCGGAGTTCTACGCCGCGGTGGTCGAGGCGGCGGGCGTGCCGGCGGAGCAGATCGCGTACGTCGGCGACTCCCTCGACCACGACGTGGCCGGCCCGCAGCGCGCCGGCCTGCGGGGGATCTGGCTCAACCGGCAGGGCGTGCCCTGCCCGCCCGGAGTGCGTCCGGACGCGGAGGTGGCGACCCTGGCCGACCTCCCCGAGGCCCTGGCCGCCCTCGACGGGGTGGCCCCCATAGCGTCGCCGTAG
- the cysS gene encoding cysteine--tRNA ligase — MTLRLYDTATRSVRDFVPREAGKVGVYLCGLTLQAPPHIGHLRSGVNYDVLRRWLTASGFEVTFVRNLTDIDDKILVKATEQERPFWSIAYANEQILAASYRALNVLPPTYEPRATGHIPEMHELIARLIETGHAYPATDGSGDVYFDVASWPAYGSLSGQSPEDMQSAGDAPDRGKRDPRDFALWKGAKPGEPADAYWPSPWGRGRPGWHIECSAMCWRYLGPEFDIHGGGLDLTFPHHENEIAQSQAADLPFARYWVHHGLLGIGGTKMGKSLGNTLDLDYVASLGVRPVELRYYYAAAHYRSRIDYSEDALREAAVAYRRIEGFVQRAAERVGAGQPGELPAGFVAAMDDDLNTSAALAVLHEVVRDGNTALTAGDDVTVRTTLAATRAMLDILGVDPLDPAWTGGGRADDLRGVVDSLIALALEQRAQARSRKDWAAADAVRDQLKQAGVVVEDTPQGPRWTIGEQD, encoded by the coding sequence GTGACGCTACGCCTGTATGACACCGCCACCCGTTCGGTGCGGGACTTCGTCCCGCGGGAAGCCGGCAAGGTGGGGGTCTACCTGTGTGGTCTCACCCTCCAGGCCCCGCCGCACATCGGCCACCTTCGCTCCGGTGTCAACTACGACGTGCTGCGCCGCTGGCTCACCGCCTCCGGTTTCGAGGTCACCTTCGTCCGCAACCTGACCGACATCGACGACAAGATCCTGGTCAAGGCGACGGAGCAGGAGCGGCCGTTCTGGTCGATCGCGTACGCCAACGAGCAGATCCTGGCCGCCTCCTACCGGGCGCTGAACGTGCTGCCGCCGACCTACGAGCCGCGGGCCACCGGGCACATCCCGGAGATGCACGAGCTGATCGCCCGGCTCATCGAGACCGGGCACGCCTACCCGGCCACCGACGGCTCCGGCGACGTCTACTTCGACGTGGCCTCCTGGCCGGCGTACGGGTCGCTGTCCGGCCAGTCACCGGAGGACATGCAGTCCGCCGGGGACGCCCCGGACCGGGGCAAGCGCGACCCCCGCGACTTCGCGCTCTGGAAGGGCGCCAAGCCGGGCGAGCCGGCCGACGCCTACTGGCCGTCGCCGTGGGGCCGGGGCCGGCCCGGCTGGCACATCGAGTGCTCGGCCATGTGCTGGCGCTACCTCGGCCCGGAGTTCGACATCCACGGCGGCGGGCTCGACCTGACCTTCCCGCACCACGAGAACGAGATCGCCCAGTCGCAGGCCGCCGATCTGCCGTTCGCCCGCTACTGGGTGCACCACGGCCTGCTCGGCATCGGCGGCACCAAGATGGGCAAGTCGCTGGGGAACACCCTCGACCTCGACTACGTGGCCTCCCTCGGGGTGCGCCCGGTGGAGCTGCGCTACTACTACGCCGCCGCCCACTACCGGTCCCGCATCGACTACTCCGAGGACGCGCTGCGGGAGGCCGCGGTCGCCTACCGGCGGATCGAGGGCTTCGTGCAGCGGGCCGCCGAGCGGGTCGGCGCCGGGCAGCCCGGCGAGCTGCCGGCGGGCTTCGTGGCGGCGATGGACGACGACCTCAACACCTCGGCCGCCCTGGCCGTGCTGCACGAGGTGGTCCGGGACGGCAACACCGCCCTGACCGCCGGCGACGATGTGACCGTCCGCACGACCCTCGCCGCCACCCGGGCGATGCTGGATATCCTCGGCGTCGACCCCCTGGACCCGGCCTGGACCGGCGGTGGCCGCGCGGACGATCTGCGCGGCGTGGTGGACTCCCTGATCGCGCTGGCCCTGGAGCAGCGCGCCCAGGCCCGCAGCCGCAAGGACTGGGCCGCCGCCGACGCCGTACGCGACCAGCTCAAGCAGGCCGGCGTGGTCGTCGAGGACACCCCCCAGGGCCCGCGTTGGACTATTGGAGAGCAGGACTGA
- a CDS encoding CGNR zinc finger domain-containing protein translates to MLFAHDTECGLVAAAALVNTAGPDREGLPDVAALDEFFTAYGWTGRHEHTEAELREVRALRPRLRQIWYADTDEVVAVVNGLLRESHALPQLVRHDDEPYHLHAVPRDAPLATRMAVEAAMALADLVRMDELSRLRRCDHPDCENVLVDLSKNRSRRFCDAGCGNRAAVSAYRARKAASHS, encoded by the coding sequence TTGCTGTTTGCTCATGACACCGAGTGCGGCCTGGTCGCGGCCGCGGCGCTTGTCAACACGGCGGGTCCGGACCGGGAGGGGCTGCCCGACGTGGCCGCCCTCGACGAGTTCTTCACGGCGTACGGGTGGACCGGTCGGCACGAGCACACCGAGGCGGAGCTGCGCGAGGTCCGGGCGCTGCGGCCCCGGCTCCGCCAGATCTGGTACGCCGACACCGACGAGGTGGTGGCGGTGGTCAACGGGCTGCTCCGCGAGTCGCACGCGCTCCCGCAACTCGTCCGGCACGACGACGAGCCGTACCACCTGCACGCCGTGCCGCGGGACGCGCCGCTGGCCACCCGGATGGCGGTCGAGGCCGCCATGGCCCTGGCCGACCTGGTCCGGATGGACGAGCTGAGCCGGCTGCGCCGCTGCGACCACCCCGACTGCGAGAACGTGCTTGTCGACCTCTCCAAGAACCGGTCCCGCCGGTTCTGCGACGCCGGCTGCGGCAACCGGGCCGCGGTGAGCGCCTACCGGGCCCGCAAGGCCGCGTCCCACTCCTGA
- a CDS encoding ABC transporter ATP-binding protein, with product MATVTYAKASRIYPGTERPAVNQLDLQIGDGEFLVLVGPSGCGKSTSLRMLAGLEDVDDGAIYIDDRDVTHLPPKARDIAMVFQNYALYPHMTVYENMAFALKLRKTSKSEIDRRVKEAAGLLQLEEFLSRKPKALSGGQRQRVAMGRAIVREPQVFLMDEPLSNLDAKLRVQTRTQIASLQAKLGVTTVYVTHDQVEAMTMGHRVAVMLDGVLQQVDTPRALYDTPANVFVAGFMGSPAMNIKTVPLTENGAAFAELNVPLTREQVEAARAEGGDGKVTVGFRPEDCDLVSPTEGGMPVVVELVEDLGSDANVYGHAALEGHNERFVVRTDRRSMPNMGDTVFVKPRTGRSHVFHAATGNRI from the coding sequence ATGGCTACGGTCACCTACGCGAAGGCGTCCCGGATCTACCCGGGCACCGAACGCCCCGCGGTCAACCAGCTCGACCTCCAGATCGGCGACGGGGAGTTCCTCGTCCTGGTCGGCCCGTCGGGTTGCGGCAAGTCCACCAGCCTCCGGATGCTCGCCGGCCTGGAGGACGTCGACGACGGCGCGATCTACATCGACGACCGGGACGTCACCCACCTCCCGCCGAAGGCCCGCGACATCGCGATGGTCTTCCAGAACTACGCCCTCTACCCGCACATGACGGTGTACGAGAACATGGCGTTCGCCCTCAAGCTGCGCAAGACCTCGAAGTCGGAGATCGACCGGCGGGTAAAGGAGGCGGCCGGGCTGCTCCAGCTGGAGGAGTTCCTCAGCCGCAAGCCGAAGGCGCTCTCCGGTGGCCAGCGCCAGCGTGTCGCCATGGGCCGCGCGATCGTCCGCGAGCCGCAGGTCTTCCTCATGGACGAGCCGCTGTCGAACCTCGACGCCAAGCTCCGGGTGCAGACCCGCACGCAGATCGCGTCGCTCCAGGCCAAGCTGGGCGTCACCACGGTCTACGTCACCCACGACCAGGTCGAGGCCATGACCATGGGTCACCGGGTCGCCGTCATGCTCGACGGCGTCCTCCAGCAGGTGGACACCCCGCGGGCGCTCTACGACACCCCGGCCAACGTCTTCGTCGCGGGCTTCATGGGCTCCCCGGCCATGAACATCAAGACCGTGCCGCTGACCGAGAACGGCGCCGCGTTCGCCGAGCTGAACGTGCCGCTGACCCGCGAGCAGGTCGAGGCGGCCCGCGCCGAGGGCGGCGACGGCAAGGTGACCGTCGGCTTCCGCCCGGAGGACTGCGACCTGGTCAGCCCGACCGAGGGCGGCATGCCGGTCGTGGTCGAGCTGGTCGAGGACCTGGGCTCCGACGCCAACGTCTACGGCCACGCCGCGCTCGAGGGCCACAACGAGCGGTTCGTGGTCCGCACCGACCGGCGCTCGATGCCGAACATGGGCGACACCGTGTTCGTCAAGCCGCGCACCGGCCGCAGCCACGTCTTCCACGCCGCCACCGGCAACCGGATCTGA
- a CDS encoding EamA family transporter, which translates to MRERPGVGLGLALLSALTFATSGTFARPLITGDWSAEAVVLARVGIAALVLAVPALLALRGRWPVLRRNAGTLVVFGLLGVALAQACFFNAVRYLPVGVALLLEYLGIVLVVGWMWLVHGQRPRLLTVAGSLTALCGLVFVLDLTGAGRLDPVGVLWGLGAGVGLAGYFVIAGRVDPALPSVVMASGGMAVGALVLLLLGLVGALPLRAGTADVSFAGHEMSWLVPIAGLSLIAAVVAYLTGVAGARLLGARLSSFVGLTEVMFAVLIAWLVLGELPSAVQLLGGALIVAGVALVRVDELRGGRAEPVDERADAPALA; encoded by the coding sequence ATGCGTGAACGGCCCGGCGTCGGCCTCGGCCTGGCGCTGCTCTCCGCGCTCACCTTCGCCACCTCGGGCACCTTCGCCCGACCGCTGATCACCGGCGACTGGTCCGCCGAGGCCGTGGTGCTCGCCCGGGTCGGCATCGCGGCCCTGGTGCTGGCCGTGCCCGCCCTGCTGGCGCTGCGCGGCCGGTGGCCGGTGCTGCGCCGCAACGCCGGCACGCTCGTGGTGTTCGGGCTGCTCGGGGTGGCTCTGGCCCAGGCGTGCTTCTTCAACGCGGTCCGCTACCTGCCGGTCGGCGTCGCGCTCCTGCTGGAATACCTCGGCATCGTGCTCGTGGTGGGCTGGATGTGGCTGGTCCACGGCCAGCGGCCCCGGCTGCTCACGGTGGCCGGTTCGCTGACCGCCCTGTGCGGGCTGGTGTTCGTGCTGGACCTGACCGGCGCCGGCCGCCTCGACCCGGTCGGCGTCCTCTGGGGACTCGGCGCCGGGGTCGGGCTCGCCGGTTACTTCGTCATCGCCGGCCGGGTCGACCCCGCGCTGCCCTCCGTCGTGATGGCCAGCGGCGGCATGGCCGTCGGCGCTCTCGTGCTGCTCCTGCTCGGGCTGGTCGGGGCGCTCCCGCTGCGCGCCGGCACCGCCGATGTCAGCTTCGCCGGCCACGAGATGAGCTGGCTGGTGCCGATCGCGGGCCTGTCGCTGATCGCGGCGGTGGTGGCCTACCTGACCGGGGTGGCCGGGGCCCGGCTGCTCGGCGCGCGGCTCTCCTCCTTCGTCGGGCTGACCGAGGTGATGTTCGCGGTGCTGATCGCCTGGCTGGTGCTGGGCGAGCTGCCGAGCGCCGTGCAACTGCTCGGCGGTGCGCTCATCGTGGCCGGTGTCGCCCTGGTCCGGGTGGACGAACTGCGCGGCGGTCGCGCCGAGCCGGTGGACGAGCGGGCCGACGCGCCGGCGCTGGCGTGA
- a CDS encoding IclR family transcriptional regulator, with product MDTAARAGETAQTLDRGLRLLHLVADAPGGLTVTEAANRLGIGRAAVYRLVGALTDHGMLRRDGEGRLRLGAGVLHLARRAQPLLAEGALPALRRLAEQAGATAHLTVVEGGEGVALAVVEPSWTSFHVAYRTGSRHPLERGAAGRAILAGRTGAAGPVSTSGELQSGAYGVAAPVLGVPGLEASVGVVSLTPLDVTEVGAQVSAAAQSIAAALS from the coding sequence GTGGACACGGCGGCACGTGCGGGAGAGACGGCGCAGACCCTGGACCGGGGGCTGCGCCTGCTGCACCTGGTCGCCGACGCGCCGGGCGGGTTGACCGTCACCGAGGCGGCGAACCGGCTGGGCATCGGCCGGGCGGCGGTCTACCGGCTGGTCGGCGCGCTGACCGACCACGGCATGCTCCGTCGCGACGGCGAGGGGCGCCTCCGGCTCGGCGCGGGCGTGCTGCACCTGGCCCGGCGGGCCCAGCCGCTGCTGGCCGAGGGGGCGCTGCCCGCCCTGCGCCGGCTCGCCGAGCAGGCCGGGGCTACCGCCCACCTGACCGTGGTCGAGGGCGGCGAGGGGGTCGCCCTCGCGGTGGTCGAGCCGAGCTGGACCTCGTTCCACGTGGCGTACCGGACCGGCTCGCGGCATCCTCTGGAGCGGGGCGCGGCCGGGCGGGCCATCCTGGCCGGGCGGACGGGCGCCGCCGGCCCGGTGAGCACCAGCGGCGAGTTGCAGTCCGGGGCGTACGGGGTGGCCGCGCCGGTGCTCGGGGTGCCGGGGCTGGAGGCGAGCGTCGGGGTGGTCTCGCTGACCCCGCTCGACGTCACCGAGGTCGGCGCCCAGGTGTCCGCCGCCGCCCAGTCGATCGCCGCGGCCCTGTCCTGA
- a CDS encoding TMEM175 family protein, which yields MAREGMPWSRRAGGDRKDRRSTPVGAERNPRRVVGFSDAVIAIAVTLLVLEIRPPEDTRHLWQGLRELWPSYAAYFLTFLLIGQMWVNHHVMFDHIRAADRLVLLFNTLLLMQIAFLPFASAVLAGAFESGEGERTAVVFYGIAYEVAAILFNVIWEYARHGRRLLDADTDPAAAAAISRRFRPAPVWIAAGTALGAWHPVLGLVVLAAFVPFYWWPIKGEVASIRRAREHAGGGSA from the coding sequence GTGGCTCGTGAGGGAATGCCCTGGTCGCGCAGGGCCGGCGGTGACCGGAAGGACCGGCGCAGCACGCCGGTAGGTGCGGAACGGAACCCGAGACGGGTCGTCGGGTTCAGTGACGCGGTCATCGCCATCGCCGTCACGCTGCTCGTCCTGGAGATCCGCCCGCCCGAGGACACCCGGCACCTGTGGCAGGGCCTGCGGGAACTCTGGCCGTCCTACGCGGCGTACTTCCTCACCTTCCTGCTCATCGGTCAGATGTGGGTCAACCACCACGTCATGTTCGACCACATCCGCGCCGCCGATCGCCTGGTCCTGCTCTTCAACACCCTCCTGTTGATGCAGATCGCGTTCCTGCCCTTCGCCTCGGCCGTCCTGGCCGGCGCGTTCGAGTCCGGTGAGGGAGAGCGGACCGCCGTCGTCTTCTACGGGATCGCGTACGAGGTGGCGGCGATCCTGTTCAACGTCATCTGGGAGTACGCGCGGCACGGCCGCCGCCTGCTGGACGCGGACACCGACCCGGCCGCCGCGGCGGCGATCAGCAGGCGCTTCCGGCCGGCACCCGTGTGGATCGCCGCCGGCACCGCCCTGGGCGCGTGGCACCCGGTTCTCGGCTTGGTGGTGCTCGCCGCGTTCGTCCCGTTCTACTGGTGGCCGATCAAGGGCGAGGTGGCCAGCATCAGGCGGGCCCGCGAGCACGCCGGCGGAGGATCCGCCTAG
- a CDS encoding vanadium-dependent haloperoxidase, whose protein sequence is MGWLHTSRRRWSAIALTALTAGTVAAVAPTAPALAAGPTDHVLYWNDVLLRTFRQVGGAPGPLARAGAMVHGAIYDAANSALCADGADRCIGQPYRTKVTPTAGVSPDLATAIDYAAYDTLRSIWPSISFAADLTTAQQDIPASAARTDGQRMGSASAQAMISFRTNDGSPDTSTYADGTVAGQWRRTGSGEPATPSWGLLRPFAMTSTTQFRPGLPGGYATYAQLLASQTYANQVNEVRGLGASNSTTRTADQTQAAWFWANDLDGTYKPPGQLFAHTQVVAKSAKLTQAGNARLFALVGIAMGDAAIVAWDAKYQTAIDLWRPETAIHEPQDDNNAATTPDPNWKPLSANTSGVNFSPPFPAYVSGHATFAAAWAGAMKGFFGTDAFRFVGGTEDPHAVGVSRSFTGFGAAATENARSRVYLGVHYQFDADSGMSAGTSLANHVTGNFLRPSVPAYTFDGFYEGSAYLGTSYPDAVSGGNFLVTFKLTANGTPVTDLNAVVGVSWNGQPAASSGPVAFTNGRYEVRVYTGKSCGPGGQTLSVLLRDGSSRNLRVTCTIV, encoded by the coding sequence TTGGGCTGGTTGCACACGTCCCGTCGCCGCTGGAGCGCCATCGCGCTCACGGCCCTCACGGCCGGCACCGTCGCCGCCGTCGCACCGACCGCCCCGGCGCTCGCCGCCGGGCCCACCGACCACGTCCTGTACTGGAACGACGTCCTGCTGCGCACCTTCCGCCAGGTCGGCGGCGCGCCCGGCCCGCTCGCCCGCGCCGGGGCGATGGTCCACGGCGCCATCTACGACGCCGCGAACTCCGCCCTCTGCGCCGACGGAGCTGATCGGTGCATCGGGCAGCCGTACCGGACCAAGGTGACCCCCACGGCCGGGGTCAGCCCCGACCTGGCCACCGCCATCGACTACGCGGCCTACGACACGCTGCGCAGCATCTGGCCGTCGATCAGCTTCGCCGCCGACCTCACCACCGCGCAGCAGGACATCCCCGCCTCCGCGGCGCGGACGGACGGCCAGCGGATGGGCTCGGCCAGCGCGCAGGCCATGATCAGTTTCCGGACCAACGACGGTTCGCCGGACACCTCGACCTACGCCGACGGCACGGTCGCCGGCCAGTGGCGCCGCACCGGCTCCGGGGAGCCGGCGACCCCCAGCTGGGGGCTGCTCAGGCCGTTCGCCATGACCTCCACCACGCAGTTCCGCCCCGGCCTGCCGGGCGGCTACGCCACCTACGCGCAGCTGCTGGCCAGCCAGACCTACGCGAACCAGGTAAACGAGGTGAGGGGCCTCGGTGCGTCCAACAGCACCACCCGCACCGCCGACCAGACGCAGGCGGCCTGGTTCTGGGCCAACGACCTCGACGGCACGTACAAGCCGCCGGGCCAGCTCTTCGCGCACACGCAGGTGGTCGCCAAGTCGGCGAAACTCACCCAGGCCGGCAACGCCCGCCTCTTCGCGCTGGTCGGCATCGCGATGGGTGACGCGGCGATCGTCGCCTGGGACGCCAAGTACCAGACCGCCATCGACCTGTGGCGGCCCGAGACGGCGATCCACGAGCCGCAGGACGACAACAACGCGGCCACCACGCCCGACCCGAACTGGAAGCCGCTCTCCGCGAACACCAGCGGGGTCAACTTCTCCCCGCCGTTCCCCGCGTACGTCTCCGGGCACGCCACCTTCGCCGCCGCCTGGGCGGGTGCGATGAAGGGGTTCTTCGGCACCGACGCGTTCCGCTTCGTCGGCGGCACGGAGGACCCGCACGCCGTCGGCGTGAGCCGCAGCTTCACCGGGTTCGGGGCGGCCGCCACGGAGAACGCCCGGAGCCGGGTCTACCTGGGCGTGCACTACCAGTTCGACGCCGACTCCGGGATGTCCGCGGGCACCTCGCTGGCCAACCACGTGACCGGGAACTTCCTGCGGCCGAGCGTGCCGGCGTACACCTTCGACGGCTTCTACGAGGGGTCCGCGTACCTGGGCACCAGCTACCCGGACGCCGTCTCCGGGGGGAACTTCCTCGTCACCTTCAAGCTGACCGCCAACGGGACGCCGGTCACCGACCTGAACGCGGTCGTCGGGGTCTCCTGGAACGGTCAGCCGGCGGCGAGCAGTGGCCCGGTCGCCTTCACCAACGGCCGGTACGAGGTCCGGGTCTACACCGGCAAGTCGTGCGGCCCCGGCGGGCAGACGCTCTCCGTCCTGCTGCGCGACGGGTCAAGCCGCAATCTCCGCGTGACCTGCACCATCGTCTGA
- the rlmB gene encoding 23S rRNA (guanosine(2251)-2'-O)-methyltransferase RlmB produces MAGNSQRRGRRLTPKAGAPKGSGGKNKDSLAGRGRTLPADERPWHKAYSGTEKLPQRTAWKQDKERRAAAEEGRAPKIGQPGSKDTTWGKGGGRGVPAAKGRGGKPAGRSGPRVAPGRKANPAKDSPELLVGRNPVLESLRAQVPATALYTAQGIDIDDRVNEIVRTAADRGIAILEISRAELDRMTGGVLHQGVGLQVPPFAYEPFEDLMAASLEQAAPLLVALDGVTDPRNLGAVIRSAAAFGAQGVFVPERRAAGITATAWRTSAGAAARVPVAQVTNLTRSLKACKDAGFIVVGLDADGQTDLYDLEAAVGPLVVVVGSEGRGLSRLVGETCDLTVSIPMVSDVESLNASVAAAVTLAEVARRRSVEA; encoded by the coding sequence ATGGCCGGCAACTCGCAGCGCCGTGGCCGGCGACTGACGCCGAAGGCGGGTGCCCCGAAGGGCTCCGGCGGCAAGAACAAGGACTCCCTCGCCGGCCGGGGCCGCACCCTCCCCGCCGACGAGCGGCCGTGGCACAAGGCGTACTCGGGCACCGAGAAGCTGCCCCAGCGCACCGCGTGGAAGCAGGACAAGGAGCGCCGCGCGGCGGCCGAGGAGGGGCGTGCCCCCAAGATCGGCCAGCCGGGCAGCAAGGACACCACCTGGGGCAAGGGCGGGGGCCGGGGCGTCCCCGCCGCGAAGGGCCGCGGCGGCAAGCCCGCCGGTCGGTCCGGGCCGCGGGTCGCACCCGGCCGCAAGGCCAACCCCGCCAAGGACAGCCCGGAGCTGCTGGTCGGGCGGAACCCGGTGCTGGAGTCGCTGCGCGCCCAGGTGCCGGCGACCGCCCTCTACACCGCCCAGGGCATCGACATCGACGACCGGGTCAACGAGATCGTGCGCACCGCCGCCGACCGGGGCATCGCGATCCTGGAGATCAGCCGGGCCGAGCTGGACCGGATGACCGGCGGTGTGCTGCACCAGGGCGTCGGCCTCCAGGTGCCGCCGTTCGCGTACGAGCCGTTCGAGGACCTCATGGCGGCCTCGCTGGAGCAGGCCGCCCCGCTGCTGGTCGCGCTCGACGGGGTCACCGACCCGCGCAACCTCGGCGCGGTCATCCGGTCGGCCGCCGCGTTCGGCGCGCAGGGTGTCTTCGTACCCGAGCGGCGGGCCGCCGGGATCACCGCGACCGCCTGGCGGACCAGCGCCGGCGCGGCCGCGCGGGTGCCGGTCGCGCAGGTCACCAACCTGACCCGGTCGCTCAAGGCGTGCAAGGACGCCGGCTTCATCGTGGTCGGGCTGGACGCCGACGGGCAGACCGACCTCTACGACCTGGAGGCCGCGGTCGGCCCGCTGGTCGTGGTGGTCGGCTCGGAGGGGCGCGGCCTGTCCCGCCTGGTCGGCGAGACCTGCGACCTGACCGTCAGCATCCCGATGGTCTCCGACGTCGAGTCGCTCAACGCCAGCGTCGCCGCGGCGGTCACCCTCGCCGAGGTCGCCCGCCGCCGCTCCGTCGAGGCGTAA
- a CDS encoding AfsR/SARP family transcriptional regulator: MRFRLLGPLAVEGPGQQRLDGRRSRAVLAFLLLEANSLVRVEQIIDAVWGEAPPRTVRTQLHGQISAVRRWLRAAPDAQIVTHDSGYVLRTDPSQIDVEVFRRLARQGRGLTATGQPAAAAEAYRAGLGLHVGPPLGDIDAPFARAAAARLTEERLAVLADLVDLDLAAGRHHELIPRLSALVERHPWHEPLWCHLLVALDRAGRRGEAIARYHRVRLLLRRELGVEPGPELSRTYRSLLEAPPAAAVGTDLTRTLDRLAEAERMLGEIRQQLSRLGVDAATARPVVPTAPPVPKVSDDGAGHAEIAA, translated from the coding sequence ATGAGATTCCGACTACTGGGCCCGCTCGCTGTCGAGGGGCCCGGTCAGCAGCGCCTCGACGGCCGGCGGTCGCGGGCGGTGCTGGCGTTCCTGCTCCTGGAGGCCAACTCTCTGGTCCGCGTCGAGCAGATCATCGACGCGGTCTGGGGCGAGGCGCCGCCGCGCACGGTCCGCACCCAGTTGCACGGCCAGATCTCCGCGGTGCGCCGCTGGCTGCGCGCTGCCCCGGACGCTCAGATCGTCACCCACGACAGCGGTTACGTGCTCCGCACGGATCCGTCCCAGATCGACGTGGAGGTGTTCCGCCGGCTGGCCCGACAGGGGCGCGGCCTGACCGCCACCGGGCAGCCGGCCGCAGCGGCCGAGGCGTACCGGGCGGGACTGGGGCTCCACGTCGGTCCGCCGCTCGGCGACATCGACGCGCCGTTCGCCCGGGCCGCGGCGGCCCGCCTCACCGAGGAACGGCTGGCGGTCCTTGCTGACCTGGTCGACCTGGACCTCGCCGCCGGGCGGCACCACGAGCTGATCCCCCGCCTCTCCGCGCTGGTGGAGCGGCACCCGTGGCACGAGCCGCTCTGGTGTCACCTGCTCGTGGCGCTGGACCGCGCCGGCCGCCGGGGTGAGGCCATCGCCCGCTACCACCGGGTCCGCCTGCTGCTCCGCCGTGAGCTGGGTGTCGAGCCGGGTCCCGAGCTGTCCCGGACCTACCGGTCGCTGCTGGAGGCCCCGCCGGCTGCGGCCGTCGGGACCGATCTCACCCGCACCCTCGACCGGCTGGCCGAGGCCGAGCGGATGCTGGGCGAGATCCGGCAGCAGTTGTCGCGGCTGGGTGTCGACGCGGCGACGGCGCGGCCGGTGGTCCCGACCGCGCCGCCAGTGCCGAAGGTGTCAGACGATGGTGCAGGTCACGCGGAGATTGCGGCTTGA